GTGGAGCCGTGGGGTTTTCCGGGATGTCCAGAGGCTGATGAACAGGACAGATCCTTTCCTGTGTGGATTAAAGCCCTCGAGGTCGTCCTCAGCCCCTTCAACCCACTGGCTGGCCTTCGGCTTGCAGGACCGCTtggtatgtttaaaaaaaaaaaaaaagtctggctCATAATTCTTGCACGTCAAGCAATCGGTCATGCATGTATTTGGCTTGCTTACATGTTTTGTGTAAACTCTTTAACATCTCCTGCACTAAGCACACTGTGCAGTAAGAGCAGTCTTCTGTTTTCCTCACATTAAAATGAATCTGTAATAATAGAcagctgtgttctgtgttctgaaGATGTCAATATTAACCAACACCCTGGAAGTCTTTAGTCTTTCCGCTCTCACATAAGTAATATATTGTCCATTGCTCTCGTTTCCTTTGCTTTATCTTAAGATAGATGAAGAAGATAGATGAATTCATGTATATTTAATCAAATATTTCATGTAGGTTCAAATTAACATTATCATTAGATAAGTATATAGTTAGCATAATTGGTAATTGGAGCTAATTGGATTTACACCTGTCAGCGGAACAACAGTGAATTATACTCTGTTTACACATCCAGGGTCACATCCAGAGAATGTTGGCTGCTAGATGTGATGTTGATAAAAGTTTTAACTGTATGCCATTTGTAGCGACTTGGTTCAGCAactaccaatgggagtgaaggCAGTAGAACATGTGATACCTCTTATCATGattcatatacaccgatcagccataacattatgagcagtgacatgtgaagtgaataacactgatgatctcctcatcatggcacctgttagtgggtgggatatattaggcagcaagtgaacattttgtccttaaagttgatgtgttagaagcaggaaaaatggacaagtgtaaggatttgacaagggccaaattgtgatggctagacgactggatcagagcgtctccaaaactgcagctcttgtggggtgttcctggtctgcagtggtcagtatctatcaaaagtggtccaagaaaggaacagtggtgaaccagtgacagggtcatgggcggccaaggctcattgatgcacgtggggagcgaaggctggcccgtgtgatccaatccaacagacaagctactgttgctcaaactgctgatgaagttaatgctggttctgatagaaaggtgtcagaatacacagtgcatgatgggtcagtgctgttttggcagtaaaagggggaccaacacaatattaggcaggtggtcataatgttatgcctggtcagtgtacacaCTGCATTTACTTTGAATTTTATATATGAGCGATTTCACTCCAGAAAATTTCATTTTAGTGGCAATTTTGCCTCCTCCTTCAAGTTTAGTGAAAAGAATATTAAGACTACACTGCCTTTCCAGCCCAGCCTCTACTCCGCAAAACTACACATTTTCCTCTCTGATATTAGCAGCGCTGTTGGTTATGTATTGTGTGTCTTTACATTTGTATTTCACATCACttgaaatgttattttataatatgcCATTTTCTCATCATTCAGGTCCAGGTCTAGTCCAGATTGTGCGACCtgactttaaaaagaaatattctgCCATGTTTAATGACAACACGGTCACAGAGTACATCTACCACCTTAATGTTCAAAACCCAaggtacatttatttattatttattcattatttaagtATGTCTCTATCTGGTTTCTCTTTCCTGCTGTCAGGTACACAGAATACTATTCATATTTGACTCAAGTCTGATTGTCtgttggtttgtgtgttgtttttttttataatattgatGAAATATTTCACTTAATAGTATAAGGTCTGATATTACTGCACTAATAAACTCCTAAtaactgttttttctttttttctttttatttgtagtgGTGAAACAGCTTTCAAAAACATGACCATTTCATACGGCTGGGCCAAGCGACCCATGCTGCAGCGCGTTGGCCTGATTCACAGTGACATTCCCATTACCGTGATCTATGGGTCACGCTCCAGCATAGATGGCCACTCCGGCAATTCAATCAAAGAAATGAGGCCAAATTCCCACGTGGAGCTAATCGTGAGTTCTACATTCAGAGTTCACCTTACATGGGGATTTATCAGGATTGTTAGTTAAGAGTTGACCTGCAAGTCGGATTTCTGTGGTTTTTCTGTAAGATTTATGTAAGTCAAAGATCGcaaaatagtaataaatgaGTTACTGCAGTATTTATATCAGTGTTTAGATACTGGTTATTGTCATATATTGTCAATATTTCTTGTGCTCACTGAATTAGTAACCATTATGGTTCTTTGGAGTTTTATTATGAAATAGTCATTCATTCTCCTTTCACTCATCTGTGTCTGGTCTCTAGGCTATAAGAGGAGCAGGACACTATGTATTTGCTGACCAACCAGAAGACTTCAACCACAGggtactcagtgtgtgtgaaacagtgAGCTGTGATGAGGAatgactgcttttttttttcttccttatttCATATTGAACTCATTATATTCCCTATTAATACAGGTTAAAAGAACTGGCCAGAGTGCCTCTGTAAATCTGTATGTATTTGCATGCCGCAGTGCAGCATGTATCACTACAGCGTGTCCTTCACCAGAGCCACGTTTTGCACACTGCAGGTTTGCTGATCACTGGAATTTTT
The nucleotide sequence above comes from Hemibagrus wyckioides isolate EC202008001 linkage group LG01, SWU_Hwy_1.0, whole genome shotgun sequence. Encoded proteins:
- the abhd5a gene encoding 1-acylglycerol-3-phosphate O-acyltransferase ABHD5 isoform X3: MAEGTEASVELGSWGITRWLPSWCPTSQSKLEEAEERMLQPIQSKFSKQFVHISNDKKLWTLVFSGSVESKTPLVLLHGFGGGVGLWAMNLDALSQQRPVYAFDLLGFGQSSRPHFSTDAQEAETQFVESIEEWREKLGLESVILLGHNLGGYLAAAYSLKYPSRVKHLILVEPWGFPGCPEADEQDRSFPVWIKALEVVLSPFNPLAGLRLAGPLGPGLVQIVRPDFKKKYSAMFNDNTVTEYIYHLNVQNPSGETAFKNMTISYGWAKRPMLQRVGLIHSDIPITVIYGSRSSIDGHSGNSIKEMRPNSHVELIAIRGAGHYVFADQPEDFNHRVLSVCETVSCDEE